In the genome of Streptomyces collinus, one region contains:
- a CDS encoding ABC transporter substrate-binding protein → MHDLSSSGSSLPVPSRRTLLRGMGGAALLGAGIPLLSACGGSGSSADPKTVSLGSNSSDAVPKKAFAEIYAAFTKKSGIKVDVNTKDHNTFQEQINSYLQGTPDDVFTWFAGYRMQFFASKKLATPIDDVWQKIGGNFPEAMQKLSKGEDGKYYFVPLYTYPWAVFYRKSVFAQHGYKVPTTWDDFVALCKRMQKDGLVPIAFGDKDAWPAMGTFDQINFRTNGYDFHVELMAGKASWTDPKVRKVFDHWTEILPYHQEGAVGRTWQDAAQTLVAKKAGMYLLGTFVGQQFTNKADLDDLDFFAFPEIDPQFGQDTVEAPTDGFMLSKAPKNRDGAVKLLEYLGTPEAEQIYLKADSSVVAASTKADTSSYTALQKKSFEMISGAKSLTQFMDRDSRPDFTSTVMQPALQNFVRNPKSVDSILSSIERQKKTIFASS, encoded by the coding sequence ATGCACGACCTCTCTTCCTCCGGATCCTCCCTCCCCGTCCCCAGCCGCCGCACCCTCCTGCGCGGCATGGGCGGCGCGGCCCTGCTCGGCGCCGGCATACCCCTGCTGAGCGCCTGTGGCGGCAGCGGGTCGTCCGCCGACCCGAAGACGGTCAGTCTCGGCTCCAACTCGTCCGACGCCGTGCCGAAGAAGGCGTTCGCGGAGATCTACGCCGCGTTCACCAAGAAGTCCGGCATCAAGGTCGACGTGAACACCAAGGACCACAACACGTTCCAGGAGCAGATCAACTCCTATCTGCAGGGCACGCCCGACGACGTGTTCACCTGGTTCGCCGGCTACCGCATGCAGTTCTTCGCCTCGAAGAAGCTGGCCACGCCGATCGACGACGTGTGGCAGAAGATCGGCGGCAACTTCCCCGAGGCGATGCAGAAGCTCAGCAAGGGCGAGGACGGCAAGTACTACTTCGTGCCGCTGTACACGTACCCGTGGGCGGTGTTCTACCGCAAGAGCGTCTTCGCGCAGCACGGATACAAGGTCCCCACCACCTGGGACGACTTCGTCGCCCTGTGCAAGCGGATGCAGAAGGACGGGCTGGTCCCGATCGCCTTCGGCGACAAGGACGCCTGGCCCGCGATGGGCACCTTCGACCAGATCAACTTCCGCACCAACGGCTACGACTTCCACGTCGAGCTGATGGCCGGCAAGGCCTCCTGGACCGACCCCAAGGTGCGCAAGGTCTTCGACCACTGGACGGAGATCCTGCCCTACCACCAGGAGGGCGCGGTGGGCCGCACCTGGCAGGACGCGGCGCAGACGCTGGTGGCCAAGAAGGCCGGCATGTATCTCCTGGGCACCTTCGTCGGCCAGCAGTTCACGAACAAGGCCGACCTGGACGACCTCGACTTCTTCGCCTTCCCGGAGATCGACCCGCAGTTCGGGCAGGACACCGTCGAGGCGCCGACCGACGGCTTCATGCTCTCCAAGGCCCCGAAGAACCGCGACGGCGCCGTCAAGCTCCTGGAGTACCTGGGCACCCCCGAGGCCGAGCAGATCTACCTGAAGGCCGACTCCAGCGTGGTGGCCGCCTCCACCAAGGCCGACACCTCCTCCTACACCGCGCTGCAGAAGAAGTCCTTCGAGATGATCTCCGGCGCGAAGAGCCTCACCCAGTTCATGGACCGCGACTCCCGCCCGGACTTCACGTCCACGGTGATGCAGCCCGCGCTGCAGAACTTCGTCCGCAACCCGAAGAGCGTCGACAGCATCCTCTCGTCGATCGAACGCCAGAAGAAGACGATCTTCGCCTCCTCCTGA
- a CDS encoding carbohydrate ABC transporter permease yields the protein MTATSAKAPEPATPPAPGPAPTPAPAKAPHGHRRLLTRRDRLTLGLMAGLPTILHVALVWLTALASIALAFTTWDGIGFDSITWVGLQNFRELFTSNPQFWPAVEHNVIWFVVLILLPTPFGLFLAVQLDKKIRFSRVYQTAFFLPVVMSLAVVGFVWQLIYNPDTGLINSIIGANKPGHYIDWIGDPDLNLWAVLVAASWRHTGYMMILYLAGLKSVDPALREASALDGAGEWQTFKNVVFPTLRPTNTVVLVVTIIEALRAFDLVFVFNKGAQGTELLSILVTNNIIGESSRIGYGSAIAVVLLVISLAVIIPYLIATFRKERRA from the coding sequence ATGACTGCCACCTCCGCGAAGGCCCCGGAGCCGGCCACCCCGCCGGCTCCGGGGCCCGCCCCCACACCCGCGCCCGCCAAGGCGCCCCACGGCCACCGGCGTCTGCTCACCCGCCGCGACCGTCTCACGCTCGGCCTGATGGCGGGCCTGCCCACGATCCTGCACGTCGCCCTGGTGTGGCTGACGGCGCTGGCCTCGATCGCGCTGGCCTTCACCACCTGGGACGGCATCGGCTTCGACTCCATCACATGGGTCGGCCTGCAGAACTTCAGGGAGCTGTTCACCAGCAACCCGCAGTTCTGGCCCGCCGTCGAGCACAACGTGATCTGGTTCGTGGTGCTCATCCTGCTGCCCACGCCCTTCGGCCTGTTCCTGGCCGTGCAGCTCGACAAGAAGATCCGCTTCAGCCGCGTCTACCAGACCGCGTTCTTCCTGCCGGTCGTGATGTCGCTGGCGGTCGTCGGGTTCGTCTGGCAGCTGATCTACAACCCCGACACGGGCCTGATCAACAGCATCATCGGCGCCAACAAGCCCGGCCACTACATCGACTGGATCGGCGACCCGGACCTCAACCTGTGGGCCGTGCTCGTCGCCGCGTCCTGGCGCCACACCGGCTACATGATGATCCTCTACCTGGCCGGCCTGAAGAGCGTCGATCCCGCCCTGCGCGAGGCCTCCGCCCTGGACGGCGCGGGCGAGTGGCAGACGTTCAAGAACGTGGTGTTCCCGACCCTGCGGCCCACGAACACCGTCGTGCTGGTCGTGACGATCATCGAGGCGCTGCGCGCGTTCGACCTGGTCTTCGTCTTCAACAAGGGCGCCCAGGGCACCGAACTGCTGTCGATCCTGGTGACGAACAACATCATCGGCGAGTCCAGCCGGATCGGATACGGCTCCGCGATCGCCGTCGTCCTGCTGGTGATCTCCCTCGCGGTGATCATCCCGTATCTGATCGCCACCTTCCGGAAGGAGCGGCGCGCATGA
- a CDS encoding carbohydrate ABC transporter permease encodes MATRNDTAALPVKGGAAPGRPPEDAAAEKERRRRDRLSRRWQRDIRWSPYAFVSPFFLLFVAFGLFPLIYTGWASLHQVELTAPTDMNWVGLRNYTRIFDDDFFWNAAKNTLTIGIISTVPQLLMAMGIAHILNYKLRASTFFRVAMLAPYATSIAAASLVFVLLFGRDYGMINWALDTVGINPVDWQNDKWPSQIAVSSIIIWRWTGYNALIYLAAMQAIPHDLYESAALDGANRWQQFIHVTLPALRPTILFTVVVSTIGASQVFGEPLLFDANKGTSGGAEHQFQTLGLYLYEQGWVAQHLGRASAIAWTMFLILIVIGIVNYVISRRLRASS; translated from the coding sequence ATGGCCACCCGCAACGACACCGCCGCGCTCCCCGTGAAGGGGGGCGCGGCCCCGGGCCGCCCGCCCGAGGACGCCGCCGCGGAGAAGGAGCGGCGCCGCCGGGACCGGCTGTCCCGGCGCTGGCAGCGGGACATCCGCTGGAGCCCGTACGCGTTCGTGTCGCCGTTCTTCCTGCTGTTCGTCGCGTTCGGCCTGTTCCCGCTGATCTACACGGGCTGGGCCTCGCTGCACCAGGTGGAGCTGACCGCGCCGACCGACATGAACTGGGTCGGGCTGCGCAACTACACCCGGATCTTCGACGACGACTTCTTCTGGAACGCGGCGAAGAACACCCTGACCATCGGCATCATCTCCACCGTTCCGCAGCTGCTGATGGCGATGGGCATCGCCCACATCCTCAACTACAAGCTGCGCGCCTCGACGTTCTTCCGGGTCGCGATGCTCGCGCCGTACGCGACGTCGATCGCCGCCGCCTCGCTGGTGTTCGTGCTGCTCTTCGGCCGCGACTACGGCATGATCAACTGGGCGCTCGACACGGTCGGCATCAACCCGGTCGACTGGCAGAACGACAAGTGGCCCTCGCAGATCGCCGTCTCGTCGATCATCATCTGGCGCTGGACCGGCTACAACGCGCTGATCTACCTGGCCGCGATGCAGGCGATCCCGCACGATCTGTACGAGTCGGCCGCCCTGGACGGGGCCAACCGCTGGCAGCAGTTCATCCATGTGACGCTGCCGGCGCTGCGTCCGACGATCCTGTTCACCGTTGTCGTGTCGACGATCGGGGCGAGCCAGGTCTTCGGTGAGCCACTGCTGTTCGACGCCAACAAGGGCACCTCCGGCGGCGCGGAGCACCAGTTCCAGACGCTGGGCCTGTATCTGTACGAGCAGGGCTGGGTCGCCCAGCACCTGGGCCGGGCCTCGGCGATCGCGTGGACGATGTTCCTGATCCTGATCGTCATCGGCATCGTCAACTACGTCATCTCGCGCCGGCTGCGCGCCAGTAGTTAA
- a CDS encoding carbohydrate ABC transporter permease: MTTTVTPPETKPVEKTRRPRLPKSARAGGQLHGGPIAYAILIVFTLVSLFPLVWTAIAASRDNQRLAQTPPPFWFGSGLFDKLEIAWKDANLGEAFFNTTIVAGTSALTIVFMSTIAGFAFAKLRFRGRGALMLIVIGTMMVPPQLSVIPLYMMVAKLDWTDQLQAVILPSLVSAFGVFFMRQYLIQALPDEIIEAARVDGASSWRVVWHVVFPAARPAMAVLGMLTFVQTWNDFMWPFLVLTQMGNPTVQVAVAGLGRGYTPDQSLIMAGALLGTLPLLLVFAIFGKQIVGGIMQGAVKG; this comes from the coding sequence GTGACGACGACTGTGACGCCCCCGGAGACCAAGCCCGTCGAGAAGACCAGGCGCCCCCGGCTGCCGAAGTCCGCGCGGGCCGGCGGGCAGCTGCACGGTGGCCCCATCGCGTACGCGATCCTCATCGTGTTCACGCTCGTTTCGCTGTTCCCGCTGGTGTGGACGGCGATCGCCGCCTCGCGTGACAACCAGCGGCTCGCGCAGACGCCGCCGCCGTTCTGGTTCGGCTCGGGTCTGTTCGACAAGCTGGAGATCGCCTGGAAGGACGCCAACCTGGGCGAGGCGTTCTTCAACACCACGATCGTGGCGGGCACTTCGGCTCTGACCATCGTCTTCATGTCGACGATCGCCGGTTTCGCCTTCGCCAAGCTGCGGTTCAGGGGCCGCGGCGCCCTGATGCTGATCGTGATCGGCACGATGATGGTGCCGCCGCAGCTGAGTGTGATCCCGCTGTACATGATGGTCGCCAAGCTCGACTGGACCGACCAGTTGCAGGCGGTGATCCTGCCGTCGCTGGTGAGCGCGTTCGGCGTGTTCTTCATGCGCCAGTACCTGATCCAGGCTCTGCCGGACGAGATCATCGAGGCGGCCCGGGTGGACGGCGCGAGCAGCTGGCGGGTGGTGTGGCACGTGGTGTTCCCGGCGGCCCGGCCCGCGATGGCCGTGCTCGGGATGCTGACGTTCGTGCAGACCTGGAACGACTTCATGTGGCCGTTCCTGGTGCTGACCCAGATGGGCAACCCGACCGTGCAGGTCGCGGTCGCGGGTCTGGGCCGCGGTTACACCCCCGACCAGTCCCTGATCATGGCGGGCGCGCTGCTGGGCACGCTGCCGCTGCTGCTGGTCTTCGCGATCTTCGGCAAGCAGATCGTGGGCGGCATCATGCAGGGCGCCGTCAAGGGCTGA
- a CDS encoding glycoside hydrolase family 36 protein, protein MHHPFTPVASVPVDPRKALVHEEGWQSWSPSGAYALDATPPPSSRLRAGRGRPHRPANANWATVCYRPGVTVPAGTFQGEGLLALDPGDGSPARLWAAAEPTREVPSIRLVSGDGRVAEISADGPVKEWTGPDIPSVLGEWATGLGLDAPRPAPTVWCSWYEYFTAVTEDDIHENLRAMDTLDLPVDVVQIDDGYQRALGDWLTLSGRFRSRAGIAEKIRSRGRRAGIWAAPFLVDPASDLAAAHPDWLVRDTAGGFAHAGRNWGHDLRVLDTTHPDAAAYLTDVFTTLRAEGYDYFKTDFLYAGALDGVRHADTDALTAYRAGIALIREAIGEDAYLLGCGAPMLPSIGLFDAMRVSPDTAPHRRPEADDYSQPGQDPAEFTGAARQWQHKRLWTNDPDCLMARPAVETRERWAAHVESTAGLMASSDRLLSLDRWGVDTTRRLFEGVTR, encoded by the coding sequence GTGCACCACCCCTTCACCCCGGTCGCCTCCGTGCCGGTCGATCCCCGCAAGGCGCTCGTCCACGAGGAGGGCTGGCAGTCCTGGAGCCCCAGCGGCGCCTACGCCCTCGACGCGACGCCTCCCCCCAGCTCTCGGCTTCGCGCGGGCAGGGGGCGCCCCCATCGCCCGGCCAACGCCAACTGGGCCACGGTCTGCTACCGCCCCGGCGTCACCGTCCCCGCCGGCACCTTCCAGGGCGAGGGCCTGCTCGCCCTCGACCCCGGCGACGGCTCACCGGCCCGCCTCTGGGCCGCTGCCGAGCCGACGCGTGAGGTGCCGTCGATCCGGCTGGTCAGCGGGGACGGCCGGGTCGCCGAGATCAGCGCCGACGGGCCGGTGAAGGAGTGGACCGGCCCGGACATCCCGTCGGTTTTGGGCGAGTGGGCCACCGGCCTCGGCCTCGACGCCCCCCGCCCGGCACCGACCGTCTGGTGCTCCTGGTACGAGTACTTCACGGCCGTCACCGAGGACGACATCCACGAGAACCTCCGCGCGATGGACACCCTCGACCTGCCCGTCGACGTCGTCCAGATCGACGACGGCTACCAGCGCGCCCTCGGCGACTGGCTCACCCTCTCCGGCCGCTTCCGCTCCCGCGCCGGCATCGCCGAGAAGATCCGCTCCCGCGGCCGCCGCGCCGGTATCTGGGCGGCCCCGTTCCTCGTCGACCCGGCGAGCGACCTGGCCGCCGCCCACCCCGACTGGCTGGTCCGCGACACCGCCGGCGGCTTCGCGCACGCCGGCCGCAACTGGGGCCACGACCTGCGCGTCCTGGACACCACCCACCCGGACGCCGCCGCGTACCTGACCGACGTCTTCACGACCCTGCGCGCCGAGGGCTACGACTACTTCAAGACCGACTTCCTCTACGCGGGCGCCCTGGACGGCGTACGCCACGCGGACACCGACGCCCTCACGGCCTACCGCGCCGGCATCGCCCTGATCCGCGAGGCGATCGGCGAGGACGCCTACCTCCTGGGCTGCGGCGCCCCGATGCTCCCCTCCATCGGCCTGTTCGACGCCATGCGCGTCAGCCCGGACACGGCACCCCACCGCCGCCCCGAGGCCGACGACTACAGCCAACCCGGCCAGGACCCGGCCGAGTTCACGGGAGCGGCCCGCCAGTGGCAGCACAAACGCCTCTGGACCAACGACCCGGACTGCCTGATGGCCCGCCCGGCGGTCGAGACCCGCGAACGGTGGGCGGCCCATGTGGAGTCCACCGCAGGCCTGATGGCCTCCAGCGACCGCCTGCTGTCCCTGGACCGGTGGGGCGTGGACACGACCCGCCGGCTCTTCGAAGGCGTCACCCGATGA
- a CDS encoding carbohydrate ABC transporter permease: MSSHPSPTTALNVALRAAPLNSGAPRRQRTPIRPARILLHTFLVVTALAWLAPLLWALLAAMRPYAETSDKGYVSWPDQLTFDNFTNAFQQSDMLHYFGNTLLIAVPAVLLTLLLSSMVAFYVSRFDFRVNLFLLLVFTAGNLLPQQVIITPLYRLYLLIDLPGITMSGKLYDSALGLVLIHVAFQSGFCAFVLSNYMRSLPHELTEAALVDGASVWRLYWQIVLPLCKPAMAALATLLSIWIYNDFFWAIVLISTGENMPITSALNNLSGQYFTDPNLVAAGALLTAIPTLIVYFALQRQFVSGLTLGANKG, from the coding sequence ATGAGCTCCCACCCGTCGCCCACCACCGCCCTGAACGTGGCGCTTCGCGCCGCCCCTTTGAACTCTGGCGCCCCGCGCAGGCAGCGCACCCCGATCCGCCCCGCCCGGATCCTGCTGCACACCTTCCTCGTCGTCACGGCCCTGGCCTGGCTGGCGCCCCTGCTGTGGGCCCTGCTCGCGGCGATGCGGCCGTACGCGGAGACCAGCGACAAGGGCTATGTCTCCTGGCCCGACCAGCTCACCTTCGACAATTTCACCAACGCCTTCCAGCAGTCGGACATGCTGCACTACTTCGGGAACACGCTGCTGATCGCGGTCCCGGCGGTGCTGCTGACGCTGCTGCTGTCGTCGATGGTCGCCTTCTACGTCAGCCGCTTCGACTTCCGGGTCAACCTGTTCCTGCTGCTGGTGTTCACGGCCGGCAACCTGCTGCCCCAGCAGGTGATCATCACCCCGCTGTACCGGCTGTACCTGCTGATCGACCTGCCCGGCATCACCATGAGCGGCAAGCTGTACGACTCCGCGCTCGGCCTGGTGCTGATCCACGTGGCGTTCCAGTCCGGGTTCTGCGCGTTCGTGCTGAGCAACTACATGCGCTCGCTGCCGCACGAGCTGACCGAGGCCGCCCTGGTCGACGGCGCCTCCGTGTGGCGGCTGTACTGGCAGATCGTGCTGCCGCTGTGCAAGCCGGCGATGGCGGCCCTGGCCACCCTGCTCTCCATCTGGATCTACAACGACTTCTTCTGGGCGATCGTGCTGATCTCCACCGGCGAGAACATGCCGATCACCTCGGCGCTGAACAACCTCTCCGGCCAGTACTTCACCGACCCCAACCTGGTCGCCGCCGGCGCCCTGCTCACCGCGATCCCCACCCTGATCGTCTACTTCGCGCTCCAGCGCCAGTTCGTCAGCGGCCTCACCCTGGGCGCCAACAAGGGCTGA
- a CDS encoding ABC transporter substrate-binding protein translates to MRARIRTARKAMVVAAVASLGAGLLAGCADDGGNGGSDSSDGDSGGKTTISVGLFGTMGFKEAGLYAEYEKLNPKIKIEQNVVERNENYYPALLNHLTTNSGLLDVQAVEVANIAEVTATQADKLEDMSKAPGVDKSKWLPWKWQQATTKDGKTIGLGTDVGPMAICYRTDLFKQAGLPTDPAEVGKLWAGDWAKLVDVGERYKSKAPKGTFFMDSPGGLINAILGSEKEKFYDSSGEVIYKTNPAVKAAFDLTAEAAEKGLVQSQTQFQPSWNSTIANNKFAAIACPPWMLGTIKGNAKPDAAGKWAVAVAPKGGNWGGTFLTVPKSGKNVKEAQKFVTWLTAPEQQAKLFKVQASFPSAPSAYTMPEVTGATNEMTGGQKIGPIFAEAAKAAPVQVIGPKDQIIMQGLSDNGVILVTKGKSAKDAWESAIKTIDNKLDQ, encoded by the coding sequence ATGCGAGCACGCATCCGAACCGCCCGCAAGGCGATGGTCGTCGCGGCCGTCGCGTCGCTGGGCGCCGGGCTGCTGGCCGGCTGTGCCGACGACGGCGGAAACGGCGGCTCCGACTCGTCGGACGGCGACAGCGGCGGCAAGACCACGATCTCGGTGGGCCTCTTCGGCACCATGGGCTTCAAGGAAGCCGGTCTCTACGCCGAGTACGAGAAGCTCAACCCGAAGATCAAGATCGAGCAGAACGTCGTCGAGCGCAACGAGAACTACTACCCGGCGCTGCTGAACCACCTGACCACCAACAGCGGCCTGCTGGACGTCCAGGCCGTCGAGGTGGCCAACATCGCCGAGGTGACGGCCACCCAGGCCGACAAGCTCGAGGACATGTCGAAGGCTCCGGGCGTGGACAAGAGCAAGTGGCTGCCCTGGAAGTGGCAGCAGGCCACCACCAAGGACGGCAAGACGATCGGCCTCGGCACCGACGTCGGCCCGATGGCGATCTGCTACCGCACGGACCTCTTCAAGCAGGCCGGTCTGCCCACCGACCCGGCCGAGGTCGGCAAGCTGTGGGCCGGTGACTGGGCCAAGCTCGTCGACGTCGGCGAGCGGTACAAGTCGAAGGCCCCCAAGGGCACGTTCTTCATGGACTCCCCCGGCGGCCTGATCAACGCGATCCTCGGCAGCGAGAAGGAGAAGTTCTACGACTCCTCCGGCGAGGTCATCTACAAGACGAACCCGGCCGTCAAGGCCGCCTTCGACCTGACCGCGGAGGCCGCCGAGAAGGGCCTCGTCCAGTCGCAGACCCAGTTCCAGCCGTCCTGGAACTCCACGATCGCCAACAACAAGTTCGCCGCGATCGCCTGCCCGCCGTGGATGCTGGGCACGATCAAGGGCAACGCGAAGCCCGACGCCGCCGGCAAGTGGGCCGTGGCCGTCGCGCCGAAGGGCGGCAACTGGGGCGGCACCTTCCTCACCGTGCCGAAGAGCGGCAAGAACGTGAAGGAAGCCCAGAAGTTCGTGACCTGGCTGACCGCGCCGGAGCAGCAGGCGAAGCTGTTCAAGGTGCAGGCCAGCTTCCCGAGCGCCCCGTCCGCCTACACCATGCCCGAAGTGACGGGCGCGACGAACGAGATGACCGGTGGCCAGAAGATCGGTCCGATCTTCGCCGAGGCCGCCAAGGCCGCCCCGGTCCAGGTGATCGGCCCGAAGGACCAGATCATCATGCAGGGCCTGTCGGACAACGGCGTGATCCTGGTGACGAAGGGCAAGTCCGCCAAGGACGCCTGGGAGTCCGCGATCAAGACCATCGACAACAAGCTGGACCAGTGA
- a CDS encoding GH1 family beta-glucosidase, with protein MPDSENPATAVTFPPAFLWGAATSAYQIEGAVREDGRTPSIWDTFSHTPGKTAGGETGDIAVDHYHRYRDDVALMAELGLGAYRFSISWSRVQPTGRGPAVQKGLDFYRRLVDELLSKGIKPAVTLYHWDLPQELEDAGGWPERDTAYRFAEYAQIVGEALGDRVEQWITLNEPWCSAFLGYASGVHAPGRTDPVASLRAAHHLNLAHGLGASALRSAMPARNTVAVSLNSSVVRPLSQDPADLDAARRIDDLANGVFHGPMLHGAYPESLYVATASLTDWDFVLGGDLELINQPLDALGLNYYTPSLVSAADASAKAPRADGHGASDHSPWPAADDIAFHQTPGDRTEMGWTIDPTGLHELIMRYTREAPGLPLYITENGAAYDDKIDSDGRVHDPERVAYLHGHLSAVRRAIDDGADVRGYYLWSLMDNFEWSYGYGKRFGAVYVDYATLERTPKTSARWYGRAARTGALPEAEAV; from the coding sequence ATGCCTGACTCCGAGAACCCGGCCACTGCGGTGACCTTCCCGCCCGCCTTCCTGTGGGGCGCGGCGACGTCCGCGTACCAGATCGAGGGCGCGGTGCGGGAGGACGGCCGTACGCCGTCGATCTGGGACACCTTCAGCCATACGCCGGGCAAGACGGCCGGTGGTGAGACCGGTGACATCGCTGTCGACCACTACCACCGCTACCGCGACGACGTGGCGCTGATGGCGGAGCTGGGCCTGGGCGCCTACCGCTTCTCCATCTCGTGGTCGCGGGTGCAGCCGACCGGCCGGGGCCCGGCCGTGCAGAAGGGCCTGGACTTCTACCGGCGGCTGGTGGACGAGCTGCTGTCCAAGGGCATCAAGCCGGCCGTGACCCTCTACCACTGGGACCTGCCGCAGGAGCTGGAGGACGCGGGCGGCTGGCCGGAGCGTGACACGGCGTACCGGTTCGCGGAGTACGCGCAGATCGTCGGCGAGGCGCTGGGCGACCGGGTGGAGCAGTGGATCACGCTCAACGAGCCGTGGTGCAGCGCGTTCCTGGGTTATGCCTCCGGGGTGCACGCCCCGGGCCGTACGGACCCGGTGGCCTCGCTGCGCGCCGCGCACCACTTGAACCTGGCGCACGGGCTGGGCGCGTCCGCGCTGCGGTCGGCGATGCCGGCCCGCAACACGGTGGCGGTCAGCCTCAACTCCTCGGTGGTGCGGCCGCTTTCGCAGGACCCGGCGGATCTGGACGCGGCCCGCAGGATCGACGACCTGGCCAACGGTGTGTTCCACGGGCCGATGCTGCACGGTGCCTACCCGGAGTCGCTGTACGTGGCGACGGCGTCCCTCACGGACTGGGACTTCGTCCTCGGCGGCGACCTGGAGCTGATCAACCAGCCGCTGGACGCGCTGGGCCTCAACTACTACACGCCCTCGCTGGTCTCGGCGGCGGACGCGTCGGCGAAGGCGCCGCGCGCCGACGGCCACGGGGCGAGCGACCACTCGCCGTGGCCGGCCGCGGACGACATCGCCTTCCACCAGACGCCCGGCGACCGCACCGAGATGGGCTGGACGATCGACCCGACCGGCCTGCACGAGCTGATCATGCGCTATACCCGGGAGGCCCCGGGCCTTCCGCTGTACATCACGGAGAACGGCGCGGCCTACGACGACAAGATCGACTCCGACGGCCGGGTGCACGACCCGGAGCGGGTGGCCTACCTGCACGGCCACCTGTCGGCGGTCCGCCGGGCGATCGACGACGGCGCGGACGTCCGCGGCTACTACCTGTGGTCCCTGATGGACAACTTCGAGTGGTCCTACGGCTACGGCAAGCGCTTCGGCGCGGTGTACGTGGACTACGCGACGCTGGAACGCACGCCGAAGACGAGCGCCCGGTGGTACGGCCGGGCGGCGCGGACCGGGGCCCTGCCCGAGGCCGAGGCGGTCTGA
- a CDS encoding PIN domain nuclease has product MNAAQFLIDTSALARFLRRDAEQYGWDQAAAAGLIATSPITEFEFFYSARSAQDRARGIEDLRLIFGWVPVDDRAYDRAWRVQEALTKRGQHRSAGPVDLVVAATAELQGLTLLHRDRDFECIASVTGQALQWYGPEDGK; this is encoded by the coding sequence GTGAACGCGGCGCAGTTCCTGATCGACACCAGTGCGCTCGCCCGGTTCCTGCGGCGCGATGCCGAGCAGTACGGCTGGGACCAGGCCGCGGCGGCCGGACTCATCGCGACCTCTCCGATCACCGAGTTCGAGTTCTTCTACAGTGCGCGGTCCGCCCAGGACCGTGCCCGGGGGATCGAGGACCTGCGGCTGATCTTCGGGTGGGTACCCGTCGACGACCGTGCCTACGACCGCGCTTGGCGGGTCCAGGAGGCACTGACCAAGCGCGGACAGCATCGCAGCGCAGGGCCGGTGGACCTGGTCGTGGCCGCGACCGCCGAGTTGCAGGGGCTCACTCTCCTGCACCGCGATCGCGACTTCGAGTGCATCGCTTCCGTGACCGGCCAGGCCCTTCAGTGGTACGGCCCGGAAGACGGCAAGTGA
- a CDS encoding type II toxin-antitoxin system VapB family antitoxin, whose protein sequence is MSRTVIDLDDDLLADVAKALGTSTKRETVNTALREVLDNRRRALALTRLRTAATDGAFDLDLFEDKGNYRR, encoded by the coding sequence ATGAGCCGCACAGTGATCGATCTCGACGACGATCTGCTCGCCGACGTCGCCAAGGCACTCGGCACGAGCACGAAGAGGGAGACCGTCAACACCGCCCTGCGCGAAGTGCTGGACAACCGCCGACGGGCACTGGCTCTCACACGCCTGCGTACCGCGGCCACCGACGGCGCTTTCGACCTCGATCTTTTCGAGGACAAGGGGAATTACCGGCGGTGA